The DNA window ACCTGTGGCCTCAAGcttttctcctgcctccccctcttgAACACCCAGGACAACTGGCACATACCGCCATGCATGGCTTCCATATGATTTTGTTTGGGACTTCATCAATGAAATCATCAGCCAAAAGTGCGCCTCAATCGAAGTTTTAAtcctctgaatttttttttttttagattttatttatttattatgtatacaacattctgcttccatgtatatctgcacaccagaagagggcaccagatctcattcaaggtggttgtgagccaccatgtggttgctgggaattgaactcaggacctctggaagagcagtcagtgctcttaacctctgagccatctctccagcccaatcctCTGAATTTTcatggctttaaaaataaaacttaggccaggtgttggtggtgcacgcctttaatcccagcactcgggaggcagaggcaggcagatctctgtgagttcgagaccagcctggtctacaagagctagttccaggacagcctccaaagccacagagaaaccctgtctcgaaaaaccaaaaaaacaaaaaacaacaaaaaaaccaaaacttacTCCCCATGTTTGTAAGTGACGTTAAGAGTTCTGAAACTGGAATTTGAATACAAGTGAGTGATTAATGAATTAAACACCACCCTGTGTATTGGCACATCTGGAAACTTGGTGAGATCAGCACcatggttttctcttttctctccttccctcttcttcctcacccctcaACCTGtcagtactgaggattgaacctagagtCCTACATGTCCTAGATTAATCAGTTCATTAGTTCTTTCCACCAAGGAATAGCCCTagtcctctttttccttttcctttgtgtctttgtccCAGAAAGTtgcacaagctggccttgaatctcATAGCTCAGAGAGGCCTTGTATTGGGGATTATcatgcctcagccttccaaggtTTTCAAGCCCTGGGCCACTAGGCCCAGTCTTAGCACTGAGTTTCTTAAAATAATAGGAGAGTGAATTAAGTTATGGCATGTCAAGGGGAAAACTATCGAGTTTAGTTCACTCACCAGCAGCACTTCATTATCTAGACAGAAATGGTATTTGGATGAGTCATGGGGAGAAGGATGGTTTCACAGTCAAAGCTGAAACAAAACCAGCAAAGGGCAGATGAGCTGCTCCAAAGTGACTTTCCTTATCCAGCAGCAAAGGAGCAATAGGAAAATAACTGCTCGGTTAGCATCAACTTAGTTAGAAATAATTATGgtgctttggtttttgagacaaggtctcactgtgttacgataaatctttccaccataagcctgagccccactgccacgtgtgaacTTTAcgacagctgcctgcctgagttaggcccaaatgaatacacagaaacttgtattaggttcaaagctgcttggccaatgactaggattctcatctgttagctcagtcttaactatcatacatctatatattttataagacttatcttatcagacgccttattggcgtccctccttgtcggtggatcacatcgtgctacTGGAGCaggcgaacgggaaaaaagggcccttcctggttccccttcacttaaatatgagtcttcttgcatgttacttcctgcctggatcagcacttctctactacatttcccagaatcctctttgactcctagtcccgtctacttgctgtctcattggccaaacagtattttatttaacaatcaataagataaacatacacagtacattccccatcatctcctcttttctgtctaaataaaagaaggataacttatcttttataataactgaagaaaactataaccatagctatctgtctttaactctatcaaagaccatagaaggataatatataaactctagaattgacagagacatctcgctacctggacagtcacccaaagttcctctgtaatgttggggcatccatctttagcccataggccataCTGTGTCTAGCATACttttccattttaacaggaaccctttagcactgtcttgttttgtatgtttagcagtcactttcttgtgggtcctatatgtccagtttatacagcaacaaacagtccaggcaagagcagtttcttgcccaaatggctagtcttgccatgttgaaagcaaactccataacgagtttaaTTATGgtgctttggtttttgagacaaggtatcactGAATAGCTCCGGCTGCCTGGAACAttgcctcaagctcacagaaatctAAGCCTGTGGCTCCTGAGTGCCTGCCTGGACTGAATGTGTGCTGCCAAGCCCAGCCCGGTAAATGATTATTCGAGGATTAGGGCACAGGACAATTCATTATCGTTCTGACTTTGATCGACCTCCTTGTAAAATGCAGAATGTTATCTCTCTCCTGATTTCCTCAAAGGCCAGATAACAACTAGTTCCTCTTTGAACGTGGAACTTTAATGCGGGTGACTGCGTTTGGATTCTGAGCTTGATCTTTTAGGTACCAGAAGAGCATTAGTCTAAAACAACAACATCCAATAACATTATTTTATCAGTTTATATTACTATtcactttttcctcttttttaataactcatttctattttatgtcccttggtgttttgtctgcatgtatgtctgtatgacggatcccttggaactggaatttacagacagttgtgagctgccatgtgggtgctgggaactgaacccgggtcttctggaTGAACAGACAGTGGTCCTAACAGctaaaccatttctccagccccgacATTACTATCCATCCAACacatttacatttgtttgtgctgggcggtgatggcacacacctttaatcccagccagcactcgggaggcaggtggatctctgtgagttcaaggccagtctggtttactgagcaaattccaggacagcctccaaagctacaaagaaaccctgtcttgaaaaacaaaacattattttgtttgcaaactgtttgggaagaagggTGTGCTGGCACACCCTGCAgtctcaggactcaggaagctgaagcaggaccactggaccagcctgggctacttagacAGGCTctgttagaaaaaaacaaaacaaaacaaacagaggaaGCATTCATTGTGCATGTGAGTTTGATTACTCTCCTAGTGGAGGCTTGTGAAGTTTATAGTTACTGAATGTCTGTCAGGAGCTTGGAGATTTAGCACAGAGGTGGAGCATTTCCTTGGCTTGTGCTAGGTCTGAGAAGCCAGCACTGCAAGttgagaaagggggaaaatgtgTAGCTCAGATGTGTTCCAAGGAAATACTTTTAGCTAAACTGTCGTGCTTCGTGAACACTTTGATCTTACAGTCCTGCCTGGAACTTTGATTTATATAGCAGTAGGGAAAGGAAAATAAGATCCtaccaaaacctggaaacaattCTCATTCTAGCACTACCGCTTTCTATTGTTTCAATGTAAAATAGTGACAATTGGGCTGGTGGGATGACATAGCAGCTAAGGGCTCTTGTAGACAATGACGCAAGCCTACGAAACAGAGTTCATAATCCTGGCAACTACGTAAGGAGGAAGCCTAGATTCCACggcattgtcctctgacttcctcacGTGTGCCAATAGCATGggtatgatgggggaagtccttctgtgtatatgtttgtcttattggttgataaataacaCACTGTTGgcaaatagggaagcaagttaggtaggactaggagagaaggaggattctgggaaatgtaggaaagggacggagttgccatgtgatccccgggaagacaggacacatatggctggtgtcctcaataagataagtctttataaaatatatagatttaatattatggttggtaattaagactgagctagctccgggcattggtggtgcacgcctttaatcccagcacttgggaggcagaggcaggcggatctctgtgagatagaggccagcctggtctccagagggagtgccaggataggctccaaagctacacagagaaaccctgtctcgaaaaaccaaaacaaacaaacaaacaaacaaaactgagctagcaaataagaaatcccagtcatttggccagcagcattgtaccgaatattaatctctctgtgttattttgggtaccATGTAGTGGCGGGGCTTGggaggctggcagaaagagttatccttacatgGATGccccacacaaagaaacagtaacaataatagggactggagacatggctcaggggttaagagggcaaaccgctcttgcagaggacctgagttccatccccagcaccctccAAGGGctgttcacaaccacctgtaaccaataccctcttctggcttccaagagcACCTGCAGCCACATAtctacacacaaatgcatatgcaGAGAATTGaaagtaaaattaatatatatatattttttttgggttttcgagggtttctctttgtagctttggggcctctcctggcactcgctctgtagaccaggctggcctgaaactcacagagatccacctgcctctgcctcccaagtgctggcattaaaggcaaaagtaaaataaatcttaaaaaaaaagataaagataaaataatgacaataatttaTTCCAGTATCCCTGTAAGGATCAAAGGAAATAATGTATTCCAGCTTTTGGAAATGTGCTGTATCCTGCTGTTGATATTccagtattcattttatttgcttgcttgctctttttatttttaaagatttttaaatttttttctgtataggAATATTTCATCTTCATGCcatgtatgtgcaccaagtgcataccaggtgccctcagaggacagaagTGTGCTGCAGGTCCCATGAAAATggggcagcaagtgttcttaactgctgagccacatctccCATCCCTGTGTTTAAGTACCAATATTAGTGACTAAACTGAAATGAGAAAACCTTGAGAAGTGGAATGATGTGTTCCTCATAAATGTAAAATGATCACTGGCCgagtgtgatggtgcacacctctaatcccagcactgggagatagaagcagaaaATGAGGAATTGAAGACCAGCGCTGGTtacattgcaagttcaaggccagctccagctacaggagaccctgtgtcaaaaaacaaaacaaaacaaaaagtaaaacaaaagatgaaaaaaaaatcaacttagcCCTGAAACTGGGCACTAGGGCAAATGTCCAGGACTTGAGAGGTTGAAGGAGAACCTTCCATTGCAGGCAGACTGGACTACCTGGAAATActtgattttaaaaactaaacaaacaataacagaaaCAGTTGAGTGTGGTGGTACCACATTTAACTACAGCCCATAGGAAGTGAATCAAGAAATTCcagagttcaaaaccatccttgTTGGGTGTGTAGTGGTGCaacctttagtcctagcatttgggaggctgaggcaggtagatcctggtgagtctgaggccagccggTCTGCTTGATGAGATCTAGGCCAGCAAGTGCTAGCCAGTGAAAcaatacaacaaacaaaaagcaagagttcaaggtcatcctaaatTCCTAGtgacttccaggtcagcctggggtatACTAGATTATctcaataatgaaaaaaaaaatccaacagacaaacaaaaaccccaaacaaaaccttGAAAGAGAATGTGGGTGTGTGAAAAAGCAAGTGTAATCCTAGCTGTTGAAATGAAACCCAAACAGCGCTGCATCATACTTCCAAAGGATCTGaagggtttcttcttcttccctccctcccttccttcttcttttaattttttggctTGTATACATATActtgtgtatgtgaatatgtgtatttgcatgtggaggccagcgGTTGGTATCTTTCTTAATCGCTAACCACCTTATTTATTGAAGCAAAGCCTCTCATTGCTTACAGAGTTTGAACATCTGGCTATCTAGTTAGTCAGCTACACAAACTGTTCTCAGCCTCCAGCATGCTGGGAGTACTGGCAGGCTGCCATGCCCACCAGGCATTTTAGTATGTGTGtgggaaaggttttgtttttaaatggtctCACTagaaagccctggctgtcctagaactcactatgtagacgaagctggtcttgaattcacagaggtctgcccactcttcctctccagttctgggatgaaaggtgtgcactgGCACtcattgtttgggaaggattttgATTTGCTGAGGTATTACTCTAGCTCCACTGTTGAGTTCTATTTGACCCTGTTATGAGGAAACCTTCCACTCTCTATTTCCCATGAGTATCTACTAGaggttctgcttttttttttttttttttttttggtttttcgagacagggtttctctgtggagctttggagcctatcctggcactcgctctggagaccaggctggcctcgaactcacagagatccgcctgcctctgcctcccgagtgctgggattaaaggcatgggccaccaatgcccggctaagggTCTGCCTTTCTTGGTGAGACTCATCTAAAATTCAGGATGCCATGGTGATGGTATCATTTTGCCTAAATTTTGAGAGCTTGCAGGTCTTAGGGTCTCAGGTTCTTCCTGCTGTAATACTGCTCACCACTGTAGTAATCTTTTTggattttaaagataatttaatttgaaacattttgtcttttttttttttcttttgatttttcaagactgggcttctctgtgtaacagccctggctgtccaggaacttgctttatagatcaggctggcctcaaactcagagagatccaattctctttgcctcccgagtgctgggattaaaggtgtgtgccaacatgcctaGCCAGTATTTTATCTTTAGTATGTGgatttcccccacccccttcagtgttgaggatcaaactcaagggTTGCTTTTCTTAGGTAAGTGTCCTACCCGAGGGACAGCCCCAGTCCTGTACAGGCAATTTCTTAAACTAGTGACATATTATTTAGTTCTACAAAGAGGTATTTTGTGTATGGCTGATGTTCTTGATTGGGCCCTTGCTCATTATGAGCGAGCCTCCTCAGTCTCTGCTTTTATTAAGTGTTTCATAGTTGTTTAACAGCTTCCTCTAAGGGTTGAAATATTCTATTCTGCAGGAAGGTAAACacttcaaaatagcttcaggaaatcACTGAAACTGATCAGATCCACTAGgctcctccctgccagagtaagtAATAGAAGCTCAGCTGAcaagaagactctgagaccagatgcctgaagaagcagaaaccagctgagcgATCTGAAAGAGGTTTAGGCCTACTATGGCAACCTaaaaaggacactctccaacccgctgagctgcctgcaggttcTGCAGTGTGCTCtgggttcccagcttttgtgagctgctACTCATGGTGGGCTGGGTCTTGGTGATGGAGCTATCTTTGAGTCACATCATGGACACTAGCCCACTCtagcatgtggctctggcaggcctttcccttctcctccattccctttgccttgctaaaaaccactagattgcattcctaaagctagccaccaagatctattgccttatttggccacttcctcctcctgaggctgactatcaAAGTCCAGCTAtgaaagtattgaagtccagcaatcagaagccccctttggctcaacTAATTATAATGCCCAATAAAAactaaacacctcatcctaacacaggatTTCCCATTTTCCCTTTATAAATGGCCACATCTGTTCTCCTCTCTATCCTTTGGGTCAAATacccctgccccctctctcttgtacccttccccttctcccttgttctctttaTCACCACATTCTAGCCAATTTAACACAGACCTCTCctatttctcttcttaaaaatgacacctgcaaggccatttgctgctgttttctgtctgagtcagaaagcagtcaCTTAACTTCTCTGCcccacttaataaaggatctctgtgaaaacaggggtttgggtgtggtttgtgcctaatccaggGTCTGGGGGGAGCCTCCGATATGCAGGAGTTCCCTTCACATCTGCTcctctaagtaaccccaataaaattgGTTCACTATGTTGGACGTTGGTGTCGTCCATACCTTGGTCTGTCCCGGGATCCCTACCTGGACTGAGcagatgtgtatgtgttgtgtctcCCAGGAAAAGTTTGTCACACGGTAATAGCACTGATAGATCTGTTTTTTGAGATGACACTTTTGTAACCCAGATGGCCCCCAGTTTACAATGTAGCCTATACCAgcaatcccagttcttgggaagTAGAAGCTGGAGGCTCAGGAGACCAAGGTCATCTCAGCttcatgagactgtctcaaaaataaaaaataattttaaaagggcaTTTACTGTTCCAacctcaagttgctttttttcttgccttttcatTTTGACTGGAGTCTATATGAGAACATTCTTCTTCCATCCCAAGTATAGCTTGCTCCACAAGGGCTAATATTCCATAAGTCTTCCCCACCACTTAAAACTTTTATGAAAGGAATTCAAATCTTTTAATCTCCTCAGCCTTGCAAAATTTTATGCAAATTTTAATCTCCCCCCACCACTTCTCAAAACCTTTGTTTACACAGAGGGTAATAGTCTAAGGCAGCCCAccccttcccctttttctttgctgtcctttatttacattaaaaaaaaacaaacaaacaaaaaaactagccaATCTTGAAAGAGTGTGAGGTCAGACCCCAGCCATCGGGGAAACAGCATCACAACCTGCATTAAAATAAGTGAAGCTGAGATTGCTGCAGTAAGCCTGTAATCACAGTCCTCAGAAGGCAGACGGCTTTCTGTGACTTTAGGGCACCTTCatagaccagccagagctacatagtaagacattgtttcaaaacaaacaaaaggcaaacagaacaaaaccaagtgaacctcctgcctcagactttccttttgtttgtgtgATGCCAAGAATATATGCATCACCTAGAAGTTAAGTTTGAGTCCTTTGCAGAACTTTTAGGTCTGCTTATGAGATTTCacatcctcctccctctcatgAACTCTTCTGATTGTTTTAAAGCCTCACTAGCATTCTGTAGCTCACAATTTAAAGATtgtcaatgaaaaaaattaaattatatttaatatgtgtGCATAGGTTAGAGGTCAGAGAAGAAACCTGTAGAAGCCAGGTCTGTGTCATGAGGTCATGTCCCCCCACCATTAAACTACGATTCTCAGGCTTGGCCACAGTCACCCTCTCTGCCCTTTTGCATCTCATCGATCCTCAGAATGTGGATTTAACAAGTTAACCatcagccgggcgttgatggcgcacacgtttaatcccagcattcaggaggcagaggcaggtggatctctgtgagttccagaccagcctggtctacaagagccagttccaggacagctccaaaaaagccacagagaaaccctgtctcgaaaaacaaaacaaaacaaaaaacaaacaaaaaacaaaacaaaaaacaagttaacCATCGTTGAAAGTAAACagaatacacacaaacatttccaattttcatttaaatttcctcAGATTTGtggaagtattttcttttcctgccaGCAGAAGCAACAGAGCACAGCTTTTTACAATGTATGCAAGACCTCGTTACAAAAGTTTCCTTTGTTCAAATGCTCTAACGAGGTGGAAGACACAGGGCCAGGAGACTAACAATGAGAAGGGCTTGTTCCTAATAGAGAAGGAGTAGGATTTGTGGTAGAAATTCAGACAGAAATTATGAGGAGAACTGTatttgagacagaaaaagaatgtACAAGCATGTTGTTGAATAACATTTACAGAAGACCTTTATTTTAGAAAAGGCCCTTGCAGTAGGCTCTAACAAACAGCAAACCGGAGGCACCCCCTGCTAAAGGCGACCAAACCCCAACTGTCTGTCTCCACTTCTACAAGGAAAGTGACTTTgaaatggcattttctccatttttttctttgaaagtgaAGGAatcagcttccctttcggcagccataatggtccaacatgtgcttctatgaccttgtcctagaaactagaaagtcagatgcctgtctcgtgacaaggaaccaatcagaagttagctggtggcgctatgctttacgaccctgggtgtgctttacggacaagcgcacagcaatgacgtagagagcatagcaaccaccctgggagggcctatgggccataacaaccagttgaccaatcaacacagggcaaaccctccaagcctggaggcacaccaatcgtgagcctgtgtgtacccctagacactccccttacgctgccctataaagatctatgcgcagcggcttcaaaccgtcttttctagctgtccgccatggcaggtggatgaaagacccgagctaacatggggttagctcgttaaattacaataaaagcctcatgcagtttgcagcaagctcttgaatctgcctggtgattggggtgacctcgaatgtggcctgggaccccgaatacttgagttttcgggggtctaacaaaagcACTTTGGATCTCCTGCTCCTACctttgggattacagacatgcacaacCATATCCAACTTGTAGGAATGGATTTTTTTAAGGTTCATACATTCATTTACATTCATTCAATTATCAATTATATTTGTTTTAGGTGCTAAGGATATGAAAATCAAGATAGTGTTTctagggcagaggaaggaggatagttacaaatttgaggtcagccctGTTTACATAGCTAAATTCCAGGGCACCCAGGCTACATAGTAACACCCtgtatcaaacacacacacacacacacacacacacacacacacacacacacaaaactatgaGTGTTGGTTCAGCCTGTAACTATACAATTTGGCAGTCTGAGGTTGTTTCAACATAAACAAAATGCCCAGCTGTAGCAAACACCTGTTAATCTCAGCAGTTGGAAGTCAGCTCCAGGAGAATCTAGTTCCCGGGCCAAATTTTCACCAAATGCTAAAGTCTATATTCTTCAGAAACATCAACTAGTCACATAACACTTTCTCTCTCTGGGTTTGCTGGGACTGAATGCAAACCCCCTTCCGTTTGTTAGAAGAGCAGTAATGCCCTCGGCGAAGAGTGACTGATTACTGTGGACACCACTCTACAGGCACAGTATACTTCTCCTCATGTGTTGTCTCCTTTACTAGGCTGTGATTATTTTACCTATTATTTTGATATAGTATCTTGTTATGTGGCCCCAGTTTGCCTCCAGTTCCAAAtctttccatctctgcctccaagtgctgggattacaggtgtgtaccacttcATCTTTCCACACTTCCAGCAATTTGAGGGCCAGAAAAATGAGGAATTCCTCTATGACTGCAGCAAGTGGAAGAAGGTGGAGTAGTCTTTTGGGggaaattttacacacacacacacacacacacacacacacacacacacacacactttattcaagacagggtttctctgtgtagccctggctatcctggaactcaggccAGACCAACCTttaactcagaaatctgcctgcgtctgcctcccgagtcctgggattaaaaggtgtgtgccaccacctcccgggcttttagaaaatgaaaatacctgTAATGACTTACCAGCATGGAATATCTTTTAGCCTGTTTCTTGGAAGTAGTTCAGGCTTTGATTTATAGGCattccttgccttgcctgaaATAACTCCTTGGAATTAAAACTTGGAAATCTTTTAATAAAATTGGTTCCATCTAGAAGTCAAGTTTGTAACTTGCAagacaagcttttttttttttttttttttgagacagggtttctctgtgtagctttggagcctatcctggcactcgatctggagaccaggctggcttcgaactcagagatccgcttcgaactcagagatccgcctgcctctgcctcccgagtgctgggatttaaggcgtgcgccactaacgcctggctgGCAAGACAAACTCTTGAGAGGCGGCACTAAGAAGATCAGGAGTACAGGGCCAGCCTTAACTACACTGCAAGgttgaggccactctgggctagACTATACcatagtacaaaaaaaaaaaaaaaaagaaaaagaaaaagaaaaagaaaagaaaaccaacggggaaaaaaggaagaaagaaaaaccgaAACACCACCCTCAGAATTTCACATTCTGCATTCACCCATAAATTATGTGCTCTGCGCAATTCTGGTAGGTGTTAGAAATCATTTAAGAAATTTTACACTCAAATTCACTTATGGTAAATATGTGATAAGTGGCTGCCTGTTTTGACTTTGTAGGCGACTGGCTTTTCTTTTGCCGACTACAGATGCGTGAGCGAGCACATGCCCAGGTTCTGCCCTATCTTCATTTTCTAATCTTGCCACCGCTAGTCAATTGGCACGTGGCTTTCCAGCCATCACCCATCCGAGACAACTCTGAAATTAGTTGCTAATTAATGACGCGAGTCGGAGGATCCCTGTTGCTAGGCGGTTCTTTAGCTCCGTTCATCAAGCCTCAGTTTATTCATGGCCAATAAAACCTGCGACTCCTGGGTCACCAGCCCTGCTTAGGATCGTGCTGTTTGCACAGCTGCGAGCGGCGAACACCGGCAGAAGACCGGGAGGCGTGGCTTCGGGGAGAGCTCCGGGCTGCGCGCGCGCGGGCCTCCGTGGCCGCGCGGAGCGGGGAGCGCGCCAGGGGAGGGGCGCGCGGGCTCAGGGCGCGCGCGGCGGCCCTGCGGCCTGTTGGCGCGGTCGCCGGCAGGCTCGAGCGAGTCGAGCTAGGGGCCGTGGCGGCTGTGACTGGCGGGGAGCGCGTGTCCGGATCAATTCCCTAGTGACCCGCGACCATGTCCCTGGGGCAGCGGCTGGCGCTGCTGGCTGTCCGTCTGCAGGAGCCGCAGCGGGTGGCGAGCTTCCAGCGTTTGTGTGGAGTGGAGGCGCCGCTCGGCAAACCCGCGGAGGGTGAGGATGCGGAGAGCGAGGTCCGCGAGGCGGCGGGGAACCCTCGGCGACGGGGACAGCAGCCGGGCGTGGAGCGCAGCCCCGGCCCCGCCAAGCCCGACTGCTGCGGCGCCCCCAACGGCGTACGCAACGGGCTGGCGTCCGAGCCGGGCCCGACCGGGCCCCGCCGCGCGGGCTCGCTGCGCCGCAACTCGCTGACGGGCGAGGAGGGCGAGCCGGTCAGGGTGAGCAACTGGCCGCTCTACTACCTGTTCTGCTTCGGCACCGAGCTGGGCAACGAGCTCTTCTAcatcttcttcttccctttctggaTCTGGAACCTCGACCCTTTTGTGGGCCGGAGGCTGGTGATCATCTGGGTGCTGGTCATGTACCTGGGCCAGTGCACCAAGGACATCATCCGCTGGCCGCGGCCGGCCTCGCCGCCCGTCGCCAAGCTGGAGATCTTCTACAACTCAGAGTACAGCATGCCCTCCACGCATGCCATGTCCGGCACCGCCATCCCCATCGCCATGGTCCTGCTCACCTATGGCCGCTGGCAGGTACGCTGCGCTCCTCGGCTCAGACGAGTTCCCAATGCTTTCTGCACTTGTTTTAATTTGGCTCTCCCAGTCCTAAACTCCTACCCAGGGGTTCGCACAGTACCCACAAGCAGGCCCTGTCATAGTTCTAGAAAACTAAGTGATGGAGGAAATCTAGGGACTTAACCGCTAAGCTGTATTAATACAGTTTAACATAGTTTCTTAGA is part of the Cricetulus griseus strain 17A/GY chromosome 5, alternate assembly CriGri-PICRH-1.0, whole genome shotgun sequence genome and encodes:
- the Sgpp1 gene encoding sphingosine-1-phosphate phosphatase 1 isoform X2; the protein is MSLGQRLALLAVRLQEPQRVASFQRLCGVEAPLGKPAEGEDAESEVREAAGNPRRRGQQPGVERSPGPAKPDCCGAPNGVRNGLASEPGPTGPRRAGSLRRNSLTGEEGEPVRVSNWPLYYLFCFGTELGNELFYIFFFPFWIWNLDPFVGRRLVIIWVLVMYLGQCTKDIIRWPRPASPPVAKLEIFYNSEYSMPSTHAMSGTAIPIAMVLLTYGRWQYPLIYGLILIPCWSSLVCLSRVYMGMHSILDVIAGFLYTILILLIFYPLVDLIDNFNQTYKYAPFIIIGLHLALGIFSFTLDTWSTSRGDTAEILGSGAGIACGSHATYNLGLLLDPSPHTLPLASPPLTVTLFGKAILRVAIGMLFVLIVRDIMKKITIPLACKLFSIPCDDMRQARQHMEVELPYRYITYGMVGFSITFLVPYVFSFIGIS